In the genome of Amaranthus tricolor cultivar Red isolate AtriRed21 chromosome 15, ASM2621246v1, whole genome shotgun sequence, one region contains:
- the LOC130801030 gene encoding uncharacterized protein LOC130801030, with product MNVDIRFVSSQIIHLSVNPIVGDSFDCSFLYGATDKNERGIMLTELENTGTTVTKPWIVMWDFNCIANLNERIEQKPCLHEIEPFRRCMASCDIHVMKSTGSFFTWSNKQRGEAKVLSKIDRVLGNPAWECSFPTAEVCFLLEGNFDHTQMLVQFLESPKHAKPFKFLNHWGKHKEFMDTIRATWHTILSRRPNHLDQKLRLIKEACKAKFKNTEAGDLAKAEADLQKA from the coding sequence ATGAATGTAGACATACGGTTTGTTAGCAGCCAAATCATCCATCTGAGTGTCAACCCTATTGTGGGTGATAGCTTTGATTGCTCCTTTCTTTATGGTGCTACTGACAAGAACGAAAGGGGTATCATGCTTACGGAGCTTGAGAACACAGGCACAACCGTGACAAAGCCTTGGatagtcatgtgggatttcAACTGCATAGCCAATCTTAATGAGAGGATAGAGCAAAAACCATGTCTTCATGAAATTGAACCTTTTCGAAGATGCATGGCTAGCTGCGACATCCACGTCATGAAAAGTACAGGGAGTTTTTTTACTTGGTCAAACAAGCAAAGAGGAGAGGCCAAAGTTCTAAGCAAGATTGATAGAGTGTTGGGAAACCCAGCTTGGGAGTGCTCCTTTCCCACAGCAGAGGTCTGCTTCCTTCTAGAGGGGAACTTCGACCACACACAGATGCTAGTTCAATTCCTAGAATCCCCTAAACATGCAAAACCTTTTAAATTCCTCAATCACTGGGGAAAGCACAAAGAGTTCATGGACACCATCCGAGCAACATGGCACACTATCTTGTCAAGGAGGCCAAACCACCTTGATCAAAAACTCAGATTGATTAAGGAGGCATGCAAAGCAAAATTCAAAAACACAGAAGCAGGGGACTTGGCCAAAGCTGAAGCTGATCTGCAAAAAGCCTAG
- the LOC130801031 gene encoding uncharacterized protein LOC130801031 has translation MWSIPEDKALGLDGFNSGFYKAAWKIVGTDVVKAVQDFANGTLLKSWNTTAITLIPKETLTCTGFHISPMQGAFIEGKSILHNILLYYDFHHDMLIALNFPRKFTERVMACVTSTQYSLVINGSPLPTFQAKRGVRQGALMSPFS, from the exons ATGTGGAGCATTCCAGAAGACAAAGCGCTAGGTTTGGATGGTTTCAATAGTGGTTTTTACAAGGCTGCATGGAAAATTGTTGGAACAGATGTTGTGAAAGCAGTTCAGGACTTTGCCAATGGCACTCTCCTGAAATCTTGGAATACAACAGCTATAACCCTTATTCCAAAG GAAACTCTGACATGTACTGGCTTCCATATAAGCCCCATGCAAGGAGCTTTTATTGAAGGAAAAAGCATTCTCCACAACATCCTCCTAT ATTACGATTTCCATCATGATATGCTGATTGCGCTCAATTTCCCAAGGAAGTTCACAGAGAGAGTCATGGCGTGTGTCACTTCTACTCAGTATTCCTTGGTTATCAATGGCAGCCCCTTACCCACATTCCAAGCAAAACGAGGAGTTAGACAAGGAGCCCTAATGTCCCCCTTTTCGTAA
- the LOC130801032 gene encoding uncharacterized protein LOC130801032, with amino-acid sequence MEYLSRTLNLASEELEFKFHPRCSKIKLNHLAFADDLMLSCKGDLQSISILIKTVDYFSSCSGLKANNSKSGIYLTGVSNEFRAQADQTIDYSFESLPVKYLRMPITSKRYSATDYEYLVDKMTARIRVWYVKNLSYTARLQLVNSVLMSITNYWCQAVILPIKVIRQVNAICRSFLWFGSIESKNLGNISWEKANHPRSRFIAWLAFNNRLKTKHRLKLAGVVDSDTCSICKLESETVNHIFFQCRFSQECLAYLKKRWACPPDIDSFAFMYSFFEVSRFPPLHMKSDTLKPFLEDGLCVHTDANMGR; translated from the exons ATGGAATACCTATCAAGAACCCTTAATTTGGCCAGTGAAGAACTAGAGTTTAAATTTCACCCTAGGTGCAGCAAAATCAAACTCAACCACCTAGCTTTCGCAGATGACCTTATGTTGTCCTGCAAGGGTGACCTCCAATCCATCAGCATCCTGATCAAGACGGTCGATTACTTCTCCTCATGCTCCGGCCTCAAAGCAAACAACTCCAAATCAGGTATTTACCTTACAGGAGTCAGCAACGAGTTCAGAGCCCAGGCTGACCAAACCATAGACTACAGCTTTGAGAGCCTTCCAGTTAAGTATCTTAGGATGCCTATTACCTCAAAAAGGTACTCAGCCACAGACTATGAGTATTTGGTAGATAAGATGACAGCTCGAATCAGAGTATGGTATGTAAAAAACCTTTCCTACACTGCTCGCCTCCAGCTAGTGAACTCCGTCCTAATGAGTATTACTAACTATTGGTGTCAAGCTGTCATCCTTCCCATAAAGGTCATCCGACAGGTGAATGCAATCTGCAGATCTTTCCTTTGGTTTGGTTCCATAGAGTCCAAGAACCTTGGGAATATCAGCTGGGAGAAA GCTAACCACCCCAGAAGTAGGTTCATAGCCTGGTTAGCTTTCAACAATCGACTGAAAACAAAACATCGCCTAAAGCTTGCTGGGGTGGTTGACTCTGACACATGCTCGATCTGCAAATTGGAGAGTGAAACAGTGAACCATATCTTCTTCCAATGCCGCTTTAGTCAAGAATGTCTAGCCTATCTAAAGAAGCG TTGGGCATGTCCTCCTGACATAGATAGCTTCGCCTTTATGTATAGCTTTTTTGAGGTTTCCCGCTTTCCTCccttgcacatgaagagtgacaCTTtgaaacccttcctagaagaTGGACTCTGTGTTCACACTGATGCAAACATGGGGAGATAA